A region from the Triticum urartu cultivar G1812 chromosome 1, Tu2.1, whole genome shotgun sequence genome encodes:
- the LOC125547736 gene encoding transcription factor MYB61-like, with translation MGRHSCCYKQKLRKGLWSPEEDEKLMNHITKHGHGCWSSVPKLAGLQRCGKSCRLRWINYLRPDLKRGAFAQDEEDLIVELHAVLGNRWSQIAAQMPGRTDNEIKNLWNSSLKKKLRQKGIDPNTHKPLTEADRSGAAPTISTERTSGSSDVNPSSAGALGNFGHLLSETAQSSMLLPVYDKKRPETPSLARPKVPAKELFLDQLTAGHESPSSCRSSGPTLYFPFQQQLGYSNECGSGDGANMNSLWFNQNDFSCNTISTVMPTVSPSALSTPMGLNLPPDNHRHGGTGIGSAPFYWDGVNPSSSGSTGSSGSNSMGFEPQSTNSILENSVFPWTDIGVGQEKDTRVQLVEELKWPDLLHGTFAEATTAMQNQSQSLYDDVIKAESQFNMEGICASWFQNQQPQQQLQAASDMYDKDLQRMPLSFEHI, from the exons ATGGGGAGGCATTCGTGTTGCTACAAGCAGAAGCTGAGGAAGGGGCTCTGGTCCCCTGAGGAGGATGAGAAGCTCATGAACCACATCACCAAGCATGGCCATGGCTGCTGGAGCTCTGTCCCTAAACTTGCAG GACTCcaaaggtgcggcaagagctgcAGGCTGAGGTGGATAAACTACCTGAGGCCAGACCTTAAGAGAGGTGCCTTCGCTCAGGACGAGGAAGACCTCATCGTTGAACTCCATGCTGTGCTCGGGAACAG GTGGTCTCAAATTGCAGCACAGATGCCTGGGAGGACTGACAATGAGATTAAGAACCTCTGGAACTCGTCCCTCAAGAAGAAGCTGCGGCAGAAGGGCATTGACCCCAATACCCACAAGCCCCTCACTGAGGCTGATCGCAGTGGAGCAGCTCCCACCATCAGCACCGAGAGGACCTCTGGTTCCAGTGACGTCAACCCGTCAAGTGCTGGTGCTCTAGGGAACTTTGGTCACCTCCTCAGCGAGACAGCCCAGTCTTCAATGCTGCTGCCGGTGTATGACAAGAAGCGCCCTGAAACTCCAAGCTTGGCACGACCTAAGGTGCCAGCAAAGGAGTTGTTCTTGGACCAGCTTACTGCTGGTCATGAGAGCCCATCAAGCTGCCGTTCATCAGGTCCAACGCTGTATTTTCCTTTCCAGCAGCAATTAGGCTACAGCAACGAGTGTGGCAGTGGAGATGGTGCAAATATGAACTCACTCTGGTTTAACCAGAATGATTTCAGTTGCAACACAATTTCCACTGTGATGCCAACAGTTTCACCATCAGCCCTCTCGACGCCGATGGGACTGAACCTCCCACCAGACAATCACCGCCATGGGGGCACTGGCATCGGCAGTGCCCCTTTCTACTGGGATGGTGTTAATCCTAGCAGCAGCGGTAGTACTGGGAGCAGCGGAAGCAACAGCATGGGGTTCGAGCCACAGAGCACGAACTCAATTCTGGAGAACAGTGTATTCCCATGGACAGATATCGGAGTTGGGCAAGAAAAGGATACCAGAGTTCAGTTAGTGGAGGAACTCAAGTGGCCTGACTTGCTTCATGGAACCTTTGCAGAGGCAACCACAGCGATGCAGAACCAGAGCCAATCACTATACGATGATGTGATCAAAGCAGAGAGCCAGTTCAACATGGAAGGGATATGTGCTTCTTGGTTCCAGAATCAGCAGCCACAGCAACAGCTGCAAGCAGCATCAGACATGTATGATAAAGACTTGCAAAGAATGCCCTTGTCTTTTGAGCATATCTAG